The following proteins are co-located in the Halorussus caseinilyticus genome:
- a CDS encoding GDP-mannose mannosyl hydrolase, translating into MHQRIPDDEWKSIVRNVPIVSVDLVVRHDGGVVLGKRTNEPAKGEWFVPGGRLHKNERLEDAVARIAREELGVEVTIVGRLGAYEHLYDRSEFEGTDGKHYIPVGFVVETDDDELNPDSQHAELEVFRPPFDFEGMHEYVADYLRDAGVE; encoded by the coding sequence ATGCATCAGCGAATACCCGACGACGAGTGGAAGTCCATCGTCCGAAACGTTCCCATCGTGTCGGTGGACCTCGTCGTCCGACACGACGGCGGAGTCGTACTGGGCAAGCGGACCAACGAACCGGCCAAAGGGGAGTGGTTCGTCCCCGGCGGGCGGTTGCACAAAAACGAACGACTCGAAGACGCCGTGGCCCGAATCGCCCGCGAGGAGTTGGGCGTCGAGGTGACGATTGTCGGTCGTTTGGGCGCGTACGAACACCTCTACGACCGCTCGGAGTTCGAGGGAACCGACGGCAAACACTACATCCCGGTCGGATTCGTCGTGGAGACCGACGACGACGAACTGAACCCCGACAGCCAGCACGCGGAGTTGGAGGTCTTTCGCCCGCCGTTCGACTTCGAGGGGATGCACGAGTACGTCGCCGACTACCTCCGGGACGCCGGGGTCGAGTGA
- a CDS encoding CocE/NonD family hydrolase, whose amino-acid sequence MVSKAEYDVHAELNVSVEMRDGTKLATDVYRPADPETGEPISDPKPALLDRTPYNKRGRMERHGEWFAERGYVVAIQDCRGRFESEGDYYIFANEAEDGHDTVEWLGQREYCDGQVGTIGTSYGAWVQSALATQDPDHLEAMFVNQGAANGREATFRHNGAFELRWLCWALTLGGGFAQRALDDSDVQQRLANVDVREVLADGPVHRGQSPLRHVPNYEEWAFDIMESGNAEDDLWQSPGVNFERFREESADVPTVYAGAWYDSYTKATCDNFEALADRKESDHFLLMGPWTHGWNAYPLPSWNKSYSGELEFGEAALRDYQRVRLRFFDHYLKGEGTWDDQPTVQYFRMGTGDGRQARDGRLFHGGEWAEGDDWPLPGTEFTKFFAHGDGSLARERPEAADSATTYEFDPDDPVPTLGGNCSSYISYEPREESILEYPLGERKLLDMTGRGGFDQRTREDTYFADPPYRPLEERDDVLVFRTPPLEEEVEIAGPIRVRVFASTDARDTDFTAKLVDEYPPSDQFPNGFALNLSDSICRARYRGYRDHPDFVEPGEVYEFYMEPYPTANVFGEGHRIRLDISSSNFPRYDVNHNTGGPLYGDREYEVATNTVFHDREHSTHVELPIRPRE is encoded by the coding sequence ATGGTCTCGAAAGCCGAGTACGACGTTCACGCCGAACTGAACGTCTCCGTCGAGATGCGCGACGGCACGAAGTTGGCGACGGACGTGTACCGCCCCGCCGACCCGGAGACGGGCGAACCGATTTCCGACCCGAAACCCGCCCTCTTGGACCGGACGCCGTACAACAAGCGCGGCCGGATGGAGCGCCACGGCGAGTGGTTCGCCGAGCGAGGCTACGTCGTGGCGATTCAGGACTGCCGGGGACGGTTCGAGAGCGAGGGCGACTACTACATCTTCGCGAACGAGGCCGAGGACGGCCACGACACGGTGGAGTGGTTGGGTCAGCGAGAGTACTGCGACGGGCAGGTCGGCACCATCGGCACCTCCTACGGCGCGTGGGTCCAGTCGGCGCTCGCCACGCAGGACCCCGACCACCTCGAAGCCATGTTCGTCAATCAGGGCGCGGCCAACGGCCGGGAGGCCACCTTCCGGCACAACGGCGCGTTCGAGTTACGGTGGCTCTGCTGGGCGCTGACCTTGGGCGGCGGGTTCGCCCAGCGCGCGCTGGACGATTCGGACGTGCAACAGCGACTCGCCAACGTGGACGTGCGCGAGGTGCTGGCCGACGGGCCGGTCCACCGCGGCCAGTCGCCGCTCCGCCACGTTCCGAACTACGAGGAGTGGGCCTTCGACATCATGGAGTCCGGAAACGCCGAGGACGACCTGTGGCAGTCGCCCGGCGTCAACTTCGAGCGGTTCCGCGAGGAGAGCGCGGACGTGCCCACGGTGTACGCCGGGGCGTGGTACGACTCGTACACGAAGGCGACCTGCGACAACTTCGAGGCGTTGGCCGACCGGAAGGAGTCCGACCACTTCCTGTTGATGGGACCGTGGACTCACGGGTGGAACGCCTACCCCCTGCCCTCGTGGAACAAGTCCTACTCGGGCGAACTGGAGTTCGGCGAGGCGGCCCTGCGCGACTACCAGCGGGTCCGCCTGCGCTTTTTCGACCACTACCTCAAGGGCGAGGGGACGTGGGACGACCAACCGACCGTCCAGTACTTCCGGATGGGGACCGGCGACGGCCGCCAAGCCCGCGACGGCCGACTCTTCCACGGCGGGGAGTGGGCCGAGGGCGACGACTGGCCCCTGCCCGGCACCGAGTTCACGAAGTTCTTCGCTCACGGGGACGGGTCGCTCGCGCGCGAGCGACCCGAGGCGGCGGACTCGGCGACCACCTACGAGTTCGACCCCGACGACCCGGTGCCCACCCTCGGGGGCAACTGCTCGTCGTACATCAGTTACGAACCCCGCGAGGAGTCGATTCTGGAGTACCCCCTCGGCGAGCGCAAACTGCTGGACATGACCGGCCGCGGCGGGTTCGACCAGCGCACGCGCGAGGACACCTACTTCGCGGACCCGCCGTACAGACCCCTCGAAGAGCGCGACGACGTACTCGTCTTCCGGACGCCGCCGCTGGAGGAGGAAGTCGAAATCGCGGGACCGATTCGGGTCCGGGTGTTCGCCTCGACGGACGCCCGCGACACCGACTTCACGGCGAAACTCGTCGACGAGTACCCGCCGAGCGACCAGTTCCCGAACGGGTTCGCGCTGAACCTCTCGGACTCCATCTGCCGGGCGCGCTACCGGGGGTATCGGGACCACCCCGACTTCGTGGAACCCGGCGAAGTCTACGAGTTCTACATGGAACCGTACCCGACCGCGAACGTCTTCGGCGAGGGCCACCGGATTCGACTCGACATCTCCTCCTCGAACTTCCCGCGCTACGACGTGAACCACAACACGGGCGGACCGCTCTACGGCGACAGGGAGTACGAGGTGGCGACCAACACCGTGTTCCACGACCGGGAGCATTCCACGCACGTCGAGTTGCCGATTCGACCCCGCGAGTGA
- a CDS encoding uracil-xanthine permease family protein yields the protein MSEEGDDFEEVEKDFSPEGPGVEPETEASVDIEYGIEDKPPLGESILLGFQHYLTMIGATVAIPLALAGAMGMPGGTTARLIGTFFVVSGIGTLAQTTIGNRYPIVQGGTFSMLAPALAIVGVLASNGAGWNLMIRELMGAVIVAGLVEVLIGYFGIMGWLKRHMGPVVIAPVIALIGLALFNVPQIQNPNFGAPGTGQNWWLLGLTMALIVAFSQYLDRYHRSFRLFPVLLGIASAWIIAAVLSVTGVFAEGSVSYVALGSVTQAPLFQPIYPFQWGMPLFTPGFVVGMVAGMLASAIESFGDYHSVARMAGRGAPNARRINHGIGMEGLGNTFAGIMGTGNGSTSYTENVGAIGITGVASRYVVQIGAAVMIVVGYLGPVGQLFATIPAPIIGGLYIVMFGQITAVGLSQLKYVDLDSNRNVFIVGFSLFAGLAVPGFMSNVGAGMDASASAAFQQGMAAVPILGPVLGSDVVATTIFVIGGTGMAVGGILAFFLDNTIPGTREERGLTAWDELTEDDSDFESFWDRRSSDSEEPAQRAD from the coding sequence ATGAGCGAGGAGGGCGACGACTTCGAGGAAGTCGAGAAGGACTTCTCGCCCGAGGGTCCGGGCGTCGAACCCGAGACCGAAGCCTCGGTGGACATCGAGTACGGCATCGAGGACAAGCCGCCGCTCGGCGAGTCCATCCTGTTGGGATTCCAGCACTATCTGACGATGATTGGCGCGACAGTGGCGATTCCGCTCGCCCTCGCCGGAGCGATGGGGATGCCCGGCGGGACCACCGCCCGACTCATCGGCACTTTCTTCGTCGTCTCCGGCATCGGGACGCTGGCCCAGACCACTATCGGGAACCGCTACCCCATCGTGCAGGGGGGCACCTTCTCGATGCTCGCGCCCGCCCTCGCCATCGTCGGCGTCCTCGCGTCGAACGGCGCTGGCTGGAACCTGATGATACGCGAACTCATGGGCGCGGTCATCGTCGCGGGTCTCGTGGAGGTACTCATCGGCTACTTCGGAATCATGGGGTGGCTCAAGCGCCACATGGGTCCGGTGGTCATCGCGCCCGTCATCGCGCTCATCGGTCTCGCGTTGTTCAACGTCCCCCAGATTCAGAACCCCAACTTCGGCGCGCCCGGCACCGGACAGAACTGGTGGTTGCTCGGGTTGACGATGGCGCTCATCGTCGCGTTCTCGCAGTATCTCGACCGCTATCACCGGTCGTTCCGACTGTTCCCGGTTCTGCTCGGCATCGCGTCGGCGTGGATTATCGCCGCCGTACTCTCGGTGACGGGCGTCTTCGCCGAGGGGTCGGTGAGCTACGTCGCGCTGGGGTCGGTGACGCAGGCACCCCTGTTCCAACCTATCTATCCCTTCCAGTGGGGGATGCCCCTGTTCACGCCCGGATTCGTCGTCGGCATGGTCGCCGGGATGCTGGCCTCGGCAATCGAGAGCTTCGGCGACTACCACTCGGTCGCTCGTATGGCCGGACGCGGCGCGCCCAACGCCCGGCGCATCAACCACGGCATCGGGATGGAGGGGCTTGGCAACACCTTCGCGGGCATCATGGGAACCGGCAACGGTTCGACCTCCTACACCGAGAACGTCGGCGCTATCGGCATCACGGGAGTCGCCTCCCGCTACGTCGTCCAAATCGGTGCCGCCGTGATGATAGTCGTGGGCTACCTCGGTCCGGTCGGGCAACTGTTCGCCACCATCCCAGCCCCCATCATCGGCGGTCTCTACATCGTGATGTTCGGCCAAATCACGGCGGTCGGTCTCTCGCAGTTGAAGTACGTGGACTTGGACAGCAACCGCAACGTCTTCATCGTCGGGTTCTCGCTGTTCGCGGGTCTCGCGGTTCCGGGCTTCATGTCGAACGTCGGCGCGGGGATGGACGCCTCCGCGTCGGCGGCGTTCCAGCAGGGCATGGCCGCGGTGCCGATTCTCGGCCCGGTTCTCGGGTCCGACGTGGTGGCGACGACCATCTTCGTCATCGGCGGCACGGGCATGGCAGTCGGGGGCATCCTCGCGTTCTTCCTCGACAACACCATCCCCGGCACCCGAGAGGAACGCGGCCTGACGGCGTGGGACGAACTCACCGAGGACGACAGCGACTTCGAGTCGTTCTGGGACCGGCGTTCGTCCGACTCGGAGGAACCGGCACAGCGCGCGGACTGA
- a CDS encoding ribonuclease H-like domain-containing protein produces the protein MKLQNSFIAASGVGEKTERELWKQGVTHWDDFEEDLLGPKTGRNVRKFIDAARERLDAGDAAFFGENLPSGSLWRAYDNFAESVCFFDIETTGLDSARHDVTTVSLHRGGDTRTYVQGEDLTAETLREEFAESSMLVSFNGKRFDQPFLEDSFDLDVSTPHLDLMYTCKQVGLSGGLKSVERQVGIDRDEDDVDGREAVRLWHRYDREEDDAALRRLVTYNREDAENLRTLLEHVHGTLRADVFEQYL, from the coding sequence ATGAAACTCCAGAACTCCTTCATCGCCGCGAGCGGGGTGGGCGAGAAGACCGAGCGCGAACTCTGGAAGCAGGGGGTCACACACTGGGACGACTTCGAAGAGGACCTGCTCGGCCCGAAGACCGGCCGAAACGTCCGGAAGTTCATCGACGCCGCCCGCGAACGCCTCGACGCCGGAGACGCCGCTTTCTTCGGCGAGAACCTGCCGAGCGGGAGCCTCTGGCGGGCCTACGACAACTTCGCCGAGAGCGTCTGCTTCTTCGACATCGAGACCACCGGTCTCGACAGCGCGCGCCACGACGTGACCACGGTCAGTCTCCACCGCGGGGGCGACACCCGGACCTACGTGCAGGGCGAGGACCTCACGGCCGAAACGCTCCGCGAGGAGTTCGCCGAGTCGAGCATGCTGGTCTCGTTCAACGGCAAGCGCTTCGACCAACCCTTCCTCGAAGATAGTTTCGACCTCGACGTATCGACGCCGCACCTCGATTTGATGTACACCTGCAAGCAGGTGGGTCTCTCGGGCGGTCTCAAATCGGTCGAGCGACAGGTCGGCATCGACCGCGACGAGGACGACGTGGACGGCCGCGAGGCGGTCCGACTCTGGCACCGCTACGACCGCGAGGAGGACGACGCCGCGCTACGGCGACTCGTGACCTACAACCGCGAGGACGCCGAGAACTTGCGGACTCTGCTCGAACACGTCCACGGCACTCTGCGGGCCGACGTGTTCGAGCAGTACCTCTGA